Proteins encoded in a region of the Pedosphaera parvula Ellin514 genome:
- the nuoD gene encoding NADH dehydrogenase (quinone) subunit D gives MATVHDIEFKDPHARAADAISAAPAGAQDLPEAEGEKMVLNMGPSHPATHGVLRLVLELDGEIITKAAPDVGYLHRGDEKIAENMTYTQFIPYTDRLDYLAPLANNVAYALAVEKLMGIDKDLPLRCQYIRVICCELARVSAHLLGLGAFAMDVGALTVFLHTFTQRETIYNLCEALTGARFTTSYTRIGGVSRDIPPGWVEQCRKFCDEVVVNFDESEKLLTRNRIFVDRTRDMGVISREDAIDYGLTGPNLRGSGVDFDMRKAHPYLVYDKLQFDIPTGSVGDCYDRYLVRMEEMRQSVRILRQCLDQLPDGPIRVADGKVGLPPKEKVLTSMEELIHQFINVTQGDNAPPGEIYFGAENPKGELGFYINSTGGGTPNRMKIRAPSFVNLSILPHLLPGHMMSDTVAILGSLDFVMGECDR, from the coding sequence ATGGCCACCGTTCACGACATAGAATTTAAAGACCCGCACGCACGCGCGGCTGATGCCATTTCAGCAGCTCCCGCTGGAGCGCAGGATTTGCCGGAAGCTGAAGGTGAAAAAATGGTCCTCAACATGGGACCTTCACATCCGGCCACCCATGGCGTGTTGCGCCTGGTGCTGGAGCTTGATGGCGAAATCATTACCAAAGCGGCTCCCGATGTCGGTTATCTGCATCGTGGAGATGAAAAGATCGCCGAGAACATGACTTACACCCAGTTCATCCCTTATACGGATCGACTGGATTATTTGGCGCCTTTGGCCAACAACGTGGCTTATGCGCTGGCCGTCGAGAAACTGATGGGGATCGATAAGGATTTGCCGCTGCGTTGCCAATATATTCGCGTGATTTGCTGCGAATTGGCGCGTGTTTCGGCTCACCTGTTGGGGTTGGGCGCGTTCGCGATGGATGTCGGCGCGCTGACCGTCTTCCTGCACACCTTCACGCAACGCGAGACGATTTATAATCTCTGTGAAGCTTTGACTGGCGCTCGTTTCACCACCAGTTACACACGCATCGGCGGTGTTTCGCGGGATATTCCGCCGGGATGGGTGGAGCAATGCCGGAAATTTTGTGATGAAGTCGTGGTTAACTTTGATGAGTCGGAGAAGCTGCTGACTCGCAATCGTATTTTCGTGGATCGCACCCGTGATATGGGCGTGATTTCCAGGGAAGATGCGATTGATTATGGTCTGACCGGCCCGAATTTGCGCGGCAGTGGCGTAGATTTCGATATGCGCAAAGCGCATCCTTATCTCGTTTACGACAAACTCCAGTTTGATATTCCCACAGGTTCGGTAGGTGATTGTTACGATCGTTACCTTGTGCGCATGGAAGAAATGCGTCAAAGCGTGCGCATTCTGCGTCAATGTCTGGATCAGTTGCCGGATGGGCCTATACGTGTGGCCGATGGCAAAGTCGGTTTGCCTCCGAAGGAAAAAGTTTTGACCTCGATGGAGGAGTTAATTCATCAGTTCATCAACGTCACCCAGGGAGACAATGCGCCGCCGGGAGAAATTTATTTTGGTGCTGAGAATCCGAAAGGCGAACTCGGATTTTATATCAACAGCACCGGTGGTGGCACTCCGAATCGGATGAAGATTCGTGCGCCATCATTTGTGAACCTGAGTATTTTGCCGCACCTGCTGCCGGGTCATATGATGAGTGATACCGTGGCGATTTTGGGTTCGCTTGATTTCGTAATGGGAGAATGTGATCGATGA
- the nuoE gene encoding complex I 24 kDa subunit family protein, with amino-acid sequence MSAPDSTQQNRASVLSTGNFVVPPALEAELNELVTHYPVKRSASLMFLHAIQEHFGYVSKEAIEWIAKKLELQPINVYELVTFYPMFRQEPAGKHQIKVCRTLSCALGGSHKLHKYFCEKLGLDSHAHGVQTTKDGKYSVEFVECLASCGTAPVMMCNEDFYEGVTNQKADEILGKCK; translated from the coding sequence ATGAGCGCACCTGATTCCACCCAGCAAAACCGCGCCAGTGTCCTGTCGACGGGCAATTTTGTTGTTCCGCCAGCATTGGAAGCTGAGTTGAACGAACTTGTGACGCATTATCCCGTCAAGCGGAGCGCATCATTGATGTTCCTGCATGCGATTCAAGAACACTTCGGATATGTTTCGAAGGAAGCGATTGAGTGGATTGCGAAGAAGCTCGAGTTGCAGCCGATCAACGTTTACGAACTGGTGACATTTTATCCGATGTTCCGGCAGGAGCCTGCGGGCAAGCACCAGATCAAGGTGTGCCGGACATTGAGCTGTGCGCTCGGTGGTTCGCACAAGCTGCATAAGTATTTTTGTGAAAAGCTCGGTTTGGACAGTCATGCACATGGGGTTCAAACCACGAAAGACGGCAAATATTCGGTCGAGTTTGTCGAATGCCTCGCGAGCTGTGGCACCGCGCCAGTGATGATGTGTAACGAGGACTTCTACGAAGGGGTCACGAATCAAAAAGCGGACGAGATACTGGGAAAATGCAAATGA